A region from the Lolium perenne isolate Kyuss_39 chromosome 4, Kyuss_2.0, whole genome shotgun sequence genome encodes:
- the LOC127332342 gene encoding serine/arginine-rich splicing factor SC35, whose amino-acid sequence MSHFGRSGPPAIRDSFSLLVLNVSFRTTANDLFPLFDRCGDVVDIHIPRDRRTGDSRGFAFVRYKYEDEAQRAVDKLDGRRVDGRDIMVQFAKYGPNAERIQKGRIVEEIPKPGGRPRSRSPRPRYRDDYRDREYRRRSRSRSADRYERDRPRDKDFRRRSLSRSVSPDYDRRHSRRSRSPARRSPSRSRSNSPRAATPSKQGHHRSPCSQSPT is encoded by the exons ATGTCGCACTTCGGGCGCTCCGGGCCGCCGGCGATTCGCGACTCATTCTCCCTCCTCGTCCTCAATGTCTCCTTCC GCACGACGGCCAACGACCTCTTCCCGCTCTTCGACCGCTGCGGCGATGTCGTCGACATCCACATCCCCCGCGACCGCAG GACTGGGGATTCACGGGGGTTCGCGTTCGTGAGGTACAAGTACGAGGACGAAGCGCAGAGGGCCGTTGACAAGCTTGATG GGAGGAGAGTGGATGGGAGGGATATCATGGTGCAGTTTGCCAAGTACGGCCCCAATGCTGAAAGGAT TCAAAAGGGAAGGATTGTGGAGGAAATTCCGAAGCCAGGGGGTCGCCCCAGAAGCCGCAGTCCAAGACCGAG GTATCGAGATGATTACCGGGACAGAGAGTACAGAAGGAGAAGCCGTAGCAGAAGTGCAGATAGATATGAACGGGACAGGCCCAGAGATAAAGACTTCCGTCGCCGTAGCTTGAGTCGCAGTGTTAGCCCTGATTATGACAGGAGGCATAGCAGGCGGAG CCGCTCACCTGCACGGAGAAGCCCTAGTCGTAGCAGAAGTAACTCACCTCGGGCAGCAACTCCTAGCAAACAGGGGCATCACCGTTCTCCATGCTCTCAAAGCCCGACCTAG
- the LOC127332344 gene encoding uncharacterized protein, with protein MGSRLGRRVLHFANLPIKLMLPPAPLASVQEFAIKTVPSASKIDIRRCLESMYGFSIAEVRTLNMEGKKLRRGRFLAAKPDYKKAYVTLHAPLHVSPDIFPIGAILAERERKASAAAARRKAVEGAEIDGEREGKGKHWMEDDREGFSRAGHGKVVYGNPGRLGKKRRDRARVNQEPKEEGEKFPWNGMRLTTEKPARKRHYPAKKQGGIVLKQRSHRGSALRAKRSFVA; from the exons ATGGGTAGCCGGCTGGGCCGCCGCGTGCTCCACTTCGCCAACCTCCCCATCAAGCTCATGCTGCCCCCGGCGCCCCTCGCCTCCGTCCAGGAGTTCGCCATCAAGACCGTCCCCTCCGCCTCCAAGATCGACATCCGCCGCTGCCTCGAGTCCATGTACGGCTTCTCCATCGCCGAGGTCCGCACCCTCAACATGGAGGGCAAGAAGCTCCGACGTGGCCGCTTCCTCGCCGCCAAGCCCGACTACAAGAAGGCCTACGTCACCCTCCACGCCCCGCTCCACGTCTCCCCCGACATCTTCCCCATCGGCGCCATCCTCGCCGAGAGGGAGCGCaaggccagcgccgccgccgccaggagGAAGGCGGTGGAGGGGGCCGAGATCGATGGGGAGAGGGAGGGGAAGGGGAAGCATTGGATGGAGGACGACAGGGAAGGCTTCTCCAGGGCCGGGCACGGCAAGGTCGTGTATGGGAATCCCGGGAGGCtggggaagaagaggcgggaccgTGCCAGGGTGAATCAGGAGCCTAAAGAGGAAGGGGAGAAATTCCCATGGAACGGGATGCGGCTGACTACCGAGAAACCTGCTAG GAAAAGACACTATCCTGCCAAGAAACAGGGCGGCATTGTCTTGAAGCAGAGATCTCATAGAGGATCAGCTCTGCGTGCAAAGAGGAGTTTCGTAGCTTGA
- the LOC127332343 gene encoding uncharacterized protein: MEPAVITGPSLALAAARRLLFVPPPHGFASISTRSSIGGGGGGNGGFFGGSGGGGGDSDAGAAAAAAAAAALGETGTAEDDVILLHVGGMSCGGCASKVKRILESQPEVASATVDFDKATAAVWTTPEAKQTEDWQKQLGEKLALHLSNCGFQAHLHGEAGDE; the protein is encoded by the exons ATGGAGCCTGCGGTCATTACGGGGCCATCGCTCGCCCTCGCCGCGGCCAGGCGCCTGCTCTTCGTGCCGCCTCCCCACGGCTTCGCGTCCATCTCCACCCGCTCGTCCATCGGCGGCGGAGGCGGGGGCAACGGCGGCTTCTTTGGaggaagcggcggaggaggaggagactcTGATGCCGGCGCTGCTGCTGCGGCGGCAGCCGCCGCTGCACTCGGTGAGACTGGGACGGCGGAAGACGACGTCATCCTGCTCCACGTCGGG GGGATGTCGTGCGGCGGGTGCGCCTCCAAGGTGAAACGGATTCTCGAGAGCCAG CCTGAGGTTGCTTCTGCCACGGTGGACTTTGACAAAGCGACTGCAGCCGTGTGGACAACACCTGAAGCCAAGCAAACAGAAGACTGGCAGAAGCAACTGGGAGAGAAACTTGCACTTCACCTAAGCAACTGCGGATTCCAAGCGCATCTGCATG GTGAAGCTGGAGACGAATAA